One stretch of Aquimarina sp. Aq107 DNA includes these proteins:
- a CDS encoding efflux RND transporter permease subunit yields IAKYPTVTPSYEGQNREAGKFLGSLGPVGLTALALIYITIAFTFRSYSQPLLLLLLIPLSLPAVAFGHWIHGFPINILSLLGIIALIGIMVNDGLVLIGKFNSNLRAGMTFDSAIYEAGKSRFRAIFLTSLTTIAGLAPLIFEESRQAKFLIPMAISIAYGIGFATVLTLLVLPLFLSFSNTLKVGTKWLVTGNKITKEEVERAIKEQKEEHEEQHELQA; encoded by the coding sequence ATAGCAAAATATCCTACGGTTACTCCTTCATACGAAGGGCAAAATAGAGAAGCAGGAAAATTTCTTGGTTCTTTAGGACCTGTTGGTCTTACTGCATTGGCATTAATATACATTACCATTGCGTTCACTTTTAGAAGTTATAGTCAGCCATTGTTACTACTGTTACTTATTCCATTGAGTCTTCCGGCTGTAGCTTTCGGTCATTGGATACATGGATTTCCTATAAATATATTATCCCTTTTAGGAATTATTGCCTTGATAGGTATTATGGTTAATGATGGATTAGTACTTATAGGGAAATTTAATAGCAATCTTAGAGCAGGAATGACTTTTGATAGTGCAATTTATGAAGCTGGAAAATCTCGTTTCCGAGCGATTTTCTTGACTTCTTTAACTACAATTGCAGGATTAGCACCATTAATTTTTGAAGAAAGTCGTCAGGCAAAATTCCTTATTCCTATGGCAATTTCGATAGCTTATGGAATCGGTTTTGCTACAGTACTTACATTATTAGTGTTACCATTGTTTCTATCATTTAGTAATACGTTGAAAGTAGGAACTAAGTGGTTAGTTACAGGAAATAAAATAACAAAAGAAGAAGTAGAACGTGCTATAAAAGAGCAAAAAGAGGAACATGAGGAGCAACATGAATTACAAGCATAA